From the Gramella sp. Hel_I_59 genome, one window contains:
- a CDS encoding glycoside hydrolase family 13 protein, with product MRKILMLCGLFIGLQAFAQIERVEPPNWWTGFEQDSLQLMLYGSNIGSAEVSSNYQGVEVLGTEKADSPNYLFVNLVITEAARPGNMKLNFKFEDGSSEVIDYELKKREQAAEDFVGFDNSDAIYLITPDRFANGDYSNDIDESLNEKTIDLEDDYARHGGDIRGIIDHLDYIDEMGFTAIWSSPLLINDMESGSYHGYAMTDFYKVDPRFGTLEEYKELAQKADERGIKLIMDMVANHSGVEHWWMDDLPFNDWINYQEKFLNNEELIYSNHRRTANQDLYASEADKKVMSNGWFVETMPDLNQKNPFLAKYIIQNNIWWVETLKLGGIRQDTYPYPDMEFMSDWAGAIMKEYPNFNIVGEEWSNNPLLIRYWQDGIENGYDSNLKSTMDFAMQTNIVKGLNEESGWDTGLQRLYDGLANDFAYASPENIMIFPDNHDMSRIYTQLNEDVENTKMALSYILSLPRIAQIYYGTEILMNDTAKPGDHGLIRTDFPGGWKDSDRNAFTGKGLSEEEKDMQNFLKTVLNYRKSSKAIQEGNLVHFTPQNKIYLLSRTSGDETIVLILNKNEESVDLDLSRFAELELEGKQFQNLITNEKMTWGKSLELPSRGAYFFTTKMNNSK from the coding sequence ATGAGAAAAATTTTAATGCTTTGTGGTCTGTTTATCGGGCTACAGGCTTTTGCGCAAATCGAGCGCGTGGAACCACCTAACTGGTGGACAGGTTTTGAACAGGATAGTTTGCAGTTAATGCTCTACGGAAGCAATATTGGTTCTGCGGAAGTATCTTCAAATTACCAGGGAGTTGAAGTGCTGGGAACAGAAAAAGCAGATAGCCCGAATTATTTATTCGTAAATCTTGTAATTACTGAAGCAGCCAGGCCCGGTAACATGAAACTGAATTTCAAATTCGAAGACGGTTCTTCTGAAGTCATTGATTACGAATTAAAAAAACGTGAGCAGGCTGCTGAAGATTTTGTGGGATTTGACAATTCTGATGCAATCTACCTGATCACCCCAGACCGTTTTGCTAATGGTGATTATAGTAACGATATAGACGAAAGTCTTAATGAGAAAACTATTGATCTCGAGGATGATTACGCCCGTCATGGTGGTGACATTCGTGGAATTATAGATCATCTTGATTATATAGATGAAATGGGATTTACTGCTATCTGGTCTTCTCCATTATTGATCAATGACATGGAGTCCGGCTCTTATCACGGTTATGCAATGACCGACTTCTATAAAGTAGATCCTCGTTTTGGAACTCTGGAAGAATACAAGGAACTGGCACAAAAGGCAGACGAAAGAGGTATCAAATTGATTATGGATATGGTGGCAAATCATAGTGGCGTTGAGCATTGGTGGATGGATGATCTTCCATTTAATGACTGGATCAACTACCAGGAAAAATTTCTAAATAATGAAGAGTTGATTTATTCTAATCACCGTAGAACTGCTAACCAGGATCTATATGCTTCCGAAGCAGATAAAAAGGTGATGAGCAATGGTTGGTTCGTGGAAACAATGCCAGATCTAAATCAAAAAAATCCTTTTCTGGCGAAATACATTATTCAGAATAATATCTGGTGGGTGGAAACTTTGAAGCTGGGAGGCATCAGGCAGGACACTTATCCTTATCCAGATATGGAATTTATGAGTGATTGGGCCGGAGCGATCATGAAGGAATACCCGAACTTCAACATTGTTGGAGAAGAATGGTCTAATAACCCACTACTTATTCGTTACTGGCAGGATGGTATTGAAAATGGATATGATTCTAACCTGAAATCTACGATGGATTTTGCCATGCAAACCAATATCGTAAAAGGACTGAACGAGGAATCTGGCTGGGACACAGGATTGCAACGTTTATATGACGGACTGGCGAACGATTTCGCCTATGCCTCACCTGAAAATATTATGATCTTTCCAGACAATCATGATATGAGCAGGATCTATACTCAGCTTAATGAAGATGTGGAAAATACGAAGATGGCGCTTAGTTATATTTTGAGCCTTCCGCGTATTGCCCAGATTTACTACGGAACTGAAATTCTTATGAATGATACTGCAAAACCAGGTGATCATGGTCTTATTAGAACCGATTTTCCAGGTGGCTGGAAAGATAGCGATAGGAACGCATTTACCGGCAAAGGACTTTCCGAAGAAGAAAAAGACATGCAGAATTTCCTTAAAACGGTACTGAATTACAGAAAGTCCAGTAAAGCCATCCAGGAAGGAAATCTGGTGCATTTTACTCCACAAAATAAAATCTACTTGCTCTCAAGAACTTCTGGAGATGAGACGATCGTGCTAATTCTTAACAAAAATGAAGAATCTGTAGATCTTGATCTTTCCAGGTTTGCTGAACTTGAACTTGAGGGAAAGCAGTTTCAAAATCTTATAACCAACGAAAAAATGACCTGGGGTAAAAGCCTGGAACTTCCATCTCGTGGAGCATATTTTTTCACTACAAAAATGAATAATTCAAAATAA
- a CDS encoding glycoside hydrolase family 65 protein codes for MNQDYIKPDEWSIIEEEFDAGRVKSSESLFSIGNGAMGQRANFEEQYSGPSFQGSYIGGVYYPDKTKVGWWKNGYPEYFAKVLNAPNWIGINVFVNEEPLDLFNCKSVKNFRRELNMKEGTLSRSFEAELPNGIEVEVKALRFVSIVEDELGAIKFEVTPLNQDAEIRFDPYLDGSITNTDANWEERFWETLDVKEDSRRAYIVSKTLKTGFHVGTFMQSEILLNNEKVTTEATSSVGEDRISFAYKVKTAKQETAAIIKYAGYVSDMNHKKEQLIQAAGKVLDSATSKGFESLKNDQKEAWASIWEMADITISGDVKAQQGIRFNIFQLNQTYLGEDERLNIGPKGFTGEKYGGSTYWDTEAYCIPFYMATKDQKVARKLLTYRYNHLQKAKENAGKLGFSNGAALYPMVTMNGEESHNEWEITFEEIHRNGSMIFAIYNYVRYTGDFSYIPEKGLEVMIAVARFWHQRSNFSKDKNKYVILGVTGPNEYENNVNNNWYTNYLAKWCIEYCLETINKVKDGHQEDYARVMGLTDLNDGELAKWREVAEEMYFPYSEEDNVYLQQDGFLDKEIIPVKDLEKKHRPINQKWSWDRILRSCYIKQADVLQGFYFFEDHFSKEQLEKHFDYYEPLTVHESSLSPCVHSIQAAVLGRMEQAYEFYVRTSRLDLDDYNKEVEEGCHITSMAGTWMSIVEGFGGMRVENDQLSFKPQIPENWNAYSFKVNFRDRIVKVSVSSKGTEFSLEGSESLDIQVNNKELTLVPNEQITA; via the coding sequence ATGAATCAGGATTATATAAAACCGGACGAGTGGTCCATCATTGAAGAAGAATTTGACGCAGGTAGAGTGAAATCCTCAGAAAGCCTTTTCAGTATTGGAAATGGAGCCATGGGGCAGCGTGCAAATTTTGAAGAACAGTATTCCGGACCAAGTTTCCAGGGAAGTTATATTGGAGGGGTTTATTATCCCGATAAAACCAAAGTAGGCTGGTGGAAAAATGGTTATCCCGAGTATTTTGCGAAAGTATTGAATGCTCCTAACTGGATTGGAATCAATGTTTTCGTAAACGAAGAACCACTGGATCTGTTCAATTGTAAATCGGTTAAAAACTTTCGCCGTGAATTAAATATGAAAGAGGGTACGCTTTCCAGAAGTTTTGAAGCCGAGCTTCCAAACGGAATTGAAGTGGAAGTAAAAGCTTTGCGTTTCGTTTCTATTGTTGAAGACGAGCTTGGAGCGATAAAATTTGAAGTAACTCCGTTAAATCAGGATGCTGAGATCAGGTTCGATCCTTATCTTGATGGGAGCATTACTAATACTGATGCAAACTGGGAAGAACGATTCTGGGAAACTCTGGATGTAAAGGAAGATTCTCGGCGTGCCTATATCGTAAGTAAAACACTGAAAACTGGTTTCCATGTAGGCACCTTTATGCAGTCTGAAATTTTGCTGAATAATGAAAAAGTTACTACTGAAGCAACTTCTTCAGTTGGAGAAGATCGCATCTCATTTGCTTATAAAGTAAAGACCGCAAAACAGGAAACGGCTGCTATTATTAAGTATGCTGGTTATGTTTCAGATATGAACCATAAGAAAGAGCAACTGATCCAGGCGGCAGGCAAAGTTCTTGACTCGGCGACTTCAAAAGGATTTGAATCTTTAAAGAATGATCAGAAAGAAGCATGGGCTTCGATCTGGGAAATGGCAGATATTACAATTTCCGGCGATGTAAAAGCTCAGCAGGGAATCCGTTTCAATATTTTTCAGCTTAATCAAACTTATTTAGGAGAAGACGAACGCCTGAATATTGGACCTAAAGGATTCACGGGTGAGAAGTATGGAGGTAGCACCTATTGGGATACAGAAGCTTATTGTATTCCTTTTTATATGGCGACCAAAGATCAAAAAGTAGCACGAAAGCTACTTACGTATCGCTATAATCACCTTCAGAAAGCCAAAGAGAATGCAGGAAAATTAGGCTTTTCGAATGGTGCCGCGCTTTACCCAATGGTAACTATGAACGGTGAGGAATCCCACAATGAGTGGGAGATCACATTCGAGGAAATTCATAGAAACGGTTCTATGATCTTTGCGATTTATAATTATGTGCGTTACACCGGCGACTTCAGCTATATTCCTGAAAAAGGACTGGAAGTAATGATCGCCGTAGCCAGGTTCTGGCACCAAAGATCAAACTTCAGTAAGGATAAGAATAAATACGTCATCCTTGGAGTGACCGGTCCTAATGAATACGAGAACAACGTAAACAATAACTGGTACACTAACTATCTTGCTAAATGGTGTATCGAATACTGTCTTGAAACTATCAATAAAGTGAAAGATGGTCATCAGGAAGATTACGCGAGAGTGATGGGTCTAACAGATCTAAACGATGGTGAATTAGCCAAATGGAGAGAAGTTGCTGAAGAAATGTACTTCCCGTATTCTGAAGAAGATAACGTGTATCTGCAACAGGATGGTTTTCTTGATAAAGAGATCATCCCGGTAAAAGATCTGGAGAAAAAACATAGACCAATTAACCAGAAATGGAGCTGGGATAGGATTCTTCGTTCCTGTTATATTAAACAGGCAGATGTGCTGCAGGGATTTTATTTCTTTGAAGATCATTTCAGCAAGGAGCAACTAGAAAAGCATTTCGATTATTATGAGCCGCTAACGGTTCATGAGTCTTCACTATCTCCTTGTGTCCACAGCATTCAAGCTGCGGTTCTGGGAAGAATGGAACAGGCTTATGAGTTTTATGTGAGAACTTCGAGATTGGATCTTGATGATTATAATAAGGAAGTAGAAGAAGGATGTCACATTACCAGTATGGCTGGAACCTGGATGAGTATTGTAGAAGGTTTTGGAGGTATGCGTGTGGAAAATGACCAGTTGTCATTTAAACCACAAATCCCTGAAAACTGGAATGCATATTCTTTTAAAGTAAACTTTAGAGACCGCATTGTCAAGGTTTCAGTTTCTTCCAAGGGAACCGAGTTCTCTCTGGAAGGATCTGAATCGCTGGATATCCAGGTAAATAATAAGGAGCTTACTTTAGTTCCTAACGAACAAATTACGGCTTAG
- a CDS encoding alpha-amylase family glycosyl hydrolase, whose protein sequence is MKKITFILALMILFVSCKNETNQPENAENETEKDSLAPVNDDMLESAIIYEANIRQYSPEGTFDAFTQDIPQLKELGVKVIWLMPMYPISMKKRKATGDKSIEDIEDPEERKKYLGSYYAISDYKAVNPDFGTMEDFDELVQTAHENDMYVILDWVANHTGWDHAWIEEHPEYYTKNDKGEITDPINDATGEPWGWTDVADLNFDNEGLREAMKKDMLFWIEEHDIDGYRADAAHSVPTDFWEDIAAELREVKPVFMLAEAESPKELFHNAFEMGYNWEGHHIMNSIAQGDKTAKDWDNYMQKVDSTFQEDDYLMNFVTNHDENSWAGTVEERMGDASEAMLAMTYTLPGMPLIYSGQEYDMNKRLEFFVKDTIPKKKGKVYPLLEKLGNLKTSSVALHGGKSAASYNDVATSADEKVLAFKREKNGETLYYIANMTAEPVEFSAEIEGDFTDYMSDSEMKLTKDQQMNFKGWEYRILINK, encoded by the coding sequence ATGAAGAAGATAACCTTTATACTGGCACTTATGATCCTTTTTGTTTCTTGTAAGAACGAAACAAATCAGCCAGAGAATGCAGAGAATGAAACTGAAAAAGACTCACTGGCGCCAGTGAATGACGATATGCTTGAGTCGGCTATAATTTATGAAGCCAATATCAGGCAGTATTCTCCAGAAGGTACATTTGATGCCTTTACCCAGGATATTCCGCAGCTTAAAGAACTGGGAGTAAAAGTGATCTGGTTAATGCCAATGTATCCTATTTCCATGAAGAAAAGGAAAGCGACCGGAGATAAATCGATTGAGGATATTGAAGATCCGGAAGAGCGTAAAAAGTATCTGGGAAGCTATTATGCAATTTCAGATTACAAGGCGGTAAATCCAGATTTTGGAACCATGGAGGATTTTGATGAACTGGTTCAAACTGCCCATGAAAATGATATGTACGTTATTCTTGACTGGGTGGCGAATCATACCGGCTGGGATCATGCATGGATTGAAGAACATCCTGAATATTATACCAAGAATGACAAAGGTGAGATCACAGATCCTATTAACGATGCAACCGGAGAGCCTTGGGGCTGGACAGATGTTGCCGATCTAAATTTCGATAATGAAGGCCTAAGAGAAGCGATGAAAAAAGACATGCTTTTCTGGATCGAGGAACACGATATCGATGGTTACCGTGCAGACGCTGCACACTCGGTTCCTACAGATTTCTGGGAGGATATCGCTGCTGAATTGCGTGAAGTAAAGCCGGTTTTTATGCTGGCTGAAGCAGAAAGTCCTAAAGAATTATTCCACAATGCTTTTGAAATGGGATACAACTGGGAAGGACACCATATCATGAATAGCATTGCGCAGGGAGATAAAACTGCCAAAGACTGGGATAATTATATGCAAAAAGTGGATTCTACATTTCAGGAGGATGATTACCTGATGAATTTTGTAACCAATCACGATGAGAATTCATGGGCTGGAACCGTAGAGGAAAGAATGGGAGATGCTTCGGAAGCGATGCTTGCCATGACCTATACATTACCGGGAATGCCTTTGATCTATAGCGGACAGGAATATGATATGAACAAAAGACTGGAGTTTTTTGTAAAAGATACTATTCCGAAGAAAAAAGGAAAAGTATATCCACTACTTGAAAAACTTGGTAATTTAAAAACTTCCAGTGTGGCACTGCATGGAGGGAAGTCGGCTGCCTCTTATAACGATGTTGCAACATCTGCAGATGAAAAGGTTCTGGCGTTCAAAAGAGAGAAGAATGGAGAAACTCTTTATTATATAGCAAATATGACTGCGGAACCTGTAGAATTTTCAGCAGAAATAGAAGGTGATTTTACAGATTATATGAGCGATTCTGAAATGAAACTTACCAAAGATCAACAGATGAATTTTAAAGGCTGGGAATACCGAATTTTGATAAATAAGTAA
- a CDS encoding MFS transporter: MQKPRLKFWDIWNMSFGFLGIQFGFALQGSTMSRIFETLGAEKDNIPLLWIAAPLAGLIVQPIIGYLSDNTWHKSLGRRRPFFLLGAILSSIALLLMPYSSAVWMAAGLLLVLDASINISMEPFRALVADKLPDSQRSYGFVIQTLIIGIGTWVASNLPKFMNNVLNISNEAAPGVVPESVRVAFIVGAVVFIGSILVTIFTTKEYTPEEMQKFEDGDEPEKDQGMIKTILGTYALMPKIMKKLGVVQFFSWFAFFAMWTLANPALTSHIYNAPKPQIEEFAQLDSEGELQYDADRVILFQDDQARLEYSAQDKSYNEASDDVGSKMGIYGLSSMAFALLLTFYTSRFAINRKLVHMGSLILGGAGFLLMYFIPGDPEMLYVCFVLIGFAWGSILSMPYAMLSSSVASSKMGLMMGVFNMFIVIPQIIAALGGVVFLQKLIGEESIHAMTVAGVFLLFAAFSNLLITDRKAIKYDPA, translated from the coding sequence ATGCAAAAACCCCGTTTAAAGTTTTGGGATATCTGGAACATGAGTTTCGGATTTCTGGGTATACAATTTGGTTTCGCGCTTCAAGGCTCGACCATGTCCCGTATATTCGAAACATTAGGTGCTGAAAAGGACAACATTCCATTATTATGGATCGCTGCTCCACTGGCAGGCCTTATCGTGCAACCAATTATTGGTTATTTAAGCGATAATACCTGGCATAAGAGTTTAGGTAGAAGAAGACCATTTTTCCTCCTTGGAGCCATACTTAGCTCCATTGCTCTCTTGCTAATGCCATACTCTTCTGCAGTATGGATGGCAGCAGGGTTGTTACTTGTGCTAGATGCCTCCATTAATATATCCATGGAACCATTCCGTGCCCTGGTAGCAGATAAGTTACCAGATTCACAAAGAAGTTATGGATTCGTAATTCAGACATTAATCATAGGAATTGGAACCTGGGTGGCCAGTAACCTCCCAAAATTTATGAATAACGTGCTTAATATTAGTAATGAAGCCGCTCCGGGAGTAGTTCCAGAGTCGGTTCGAGTTGCTTTTATCGTAGGAGCTGTTGTATTCATTGGGTCTATTCTGGTGACCATTTTCACTACCAAAGAATACACGCCAGAAGAAATGCAAAAATTCGAGGATGGTGATGAACCTGAGAAAGATCAGGGTATGATCAAAACCATTCTGGGAACCTATGCTTTAATGCCTAAGATCATGAAAAAACTGGGCGTAGTTCAGTTTTTCTCCTGGTTTGCATTTTTTGCCATGTGGACTTTAGCAAACCCAGCACTTACCAGTCATATTTATAATGCACCGAAACCTCAGATAGAAGAATTCGCCCAGCTGGATAGTGAAGGAGAACTTCAGTATGACGCAGACAGGGTGATTTTATTTCAGGATGACCAGGCGAGACTGGAATATTCAGCACAGGATAAGAGCTACAATGAAGCCAGTGATGATGTAGGATCCAAAATGGGAATCTACGGACTATCATCCATGGCCTTTGCGTTGCTATTAACCTTCTATACTTCAAGATTTGCGATCAATCGTAAACTCGTACATATGGGGAGTTTGATTCTTGGAGGCGCCGGATTTTTACTGATGTACTTTATTCCCGGCGACCCAGAAATGTTATATGTATGTTTTGTACTCATTGGTTTTGCCTGGGGAAGTATACTTTCCATGCCTTATGCAATGCTGTCAAGTTCGGTAGCATCATCAAAAATGGGCTTAATGATGGGTGTTTTTAATATGTTCATCGTGATTCCACAAATTATCGCAGCACTTGGAGGTGTTGTTTTTCTACAAAAACTTATTGGAGAAGAATCGATCCATGCAATGACCGTGGCAGGTGTATTCCTCTTATTCGCGGCATTTTCAAACTTATTAATTACAGATAGAAAAGCTATTAAATATGACCCAGCATAA
- the pgmB gene encoding beta-phosphoglucomutase: MTQHKKDTKAAVIFDLDGVIVDTAKFHFQAWKKLANDLGFDFTQEQNEQLKGVSRVESLKKILQWGNMELSEEEFNRQMALKNENYLGYVEKMDESEILPGVRKILDYLKQNNIPFALGSASKNARRILKQINLYEEFDAIVDGTDVSKAKPDPEVFLIAAVKLGAQAHDCVVFEDALAGVQAANAGNMTSIGIGSASVLGEADHVFNDFTEIEIEFIEKLLRNEK; the protein is encoded by the coding sequence ATGACCCAGCATAAAAAGGATACCAAAGCTGCCGTGATTTTTGATCTCGACGGAGTGATCGTCGATACGGCAAAATTTCATTTTCAAGCCTGGAAAAAACTGGCTAATGATCTTGGTTTTGATTTTACTCAAGAGCAAAACGAGCAATTAAAAGGAGTGAGCAGGGTAGAATCATTGAAAAAGATCCTTCAATGGGGAAATATGGAACTTTCTGAAGAAGAATTTAATAGACAGATGGCATTGAAAAATGAAAATTATCTGGGCTATGTTGAAAAAATGGATGAATCTGAAATCCTTCCGGGAGTTAGAAAAATCCTTGACTATTTAAAGCAGAATAATATTCCATTCGCTTTAGGTTCTGCCAGCAAGAATGCGCGCCGAATTTTAAAGCAGATCAATTTATATGAAGAATTTGATGCGATCGTAGATGGAACAGATGTTTCAAAAGCGAAGCCAGATCCGGAAGTTTTCCTGATCGCCGCCGTAAAACTTGGTGCGCAAGCGCATGATTGTGTGGTATTTGAAGATGCTCTGGCCGGAGTTCAGGCTGCCAATGCAGGAAATATGACTAGTATCGGTATTGGGTCTGCCAGTGTTCTAGGTGAAGCAGACCATGTCTTTAATGACTTTACCGAGATCGAGATAGAATTTATAGAAAAATTATTGAGAAACGAGAAGTAA